A stretch of the Arachis stenosperma cultivar V10309 chromosome 6, arast.V10309.gnm1.PFL2, whole genome shotgun sequence genome encodes the following:
- the LOC130934310 gene encoding uncharacterized protein LOC130934310, whose amino-acid sequence MDPITSFLENGKLPDDEKDATKLRREAAKYAIIQGQLFKKGLNQPLLKCLHLDQTNYVLRKVHKGCCGHHIGGKALARKLIRAGYYWPSMMADSREFVKKCVKCQENPNFHRAPASELSLLTSSRPFSNGESISWVPSQLVLDKSSTS is encoded by the coding sequence ATGGACCCCATCACCAGCTTCTTAGAAAATGGCAAACTTCCTGACGATGAAAAGGACGCCACAAAACTGAGAAGGGAAGCGGCAAAGTACGCGATCATCCAGGGACAGCTATTCAAGAAAGGACTCAACCAACCCCTACTGAAATGCCTACATCTCGACCAGACGAACTACGTCCTTAGGAAAGTCCACAAGGGTTGCTGTGGACATCACATAGGGGGCAAAGCTTTAGCGAGAAAATTAATTCGAGCTGGGTACTATTGGCCATCAATGATGGCAGACTCCAGAGAGTTCGTCAAAAAATGCGTCAAGTGTCAAGAAAACCCCAACTTCCACAGGGCACCGGCCTCGGAGCTAAGCCTACTAACGTCCTCCCGGCCATTCTCCAATGGGGAGTCGATCTCTTGGGTCCCTTCCCAGTTGGTCCTGgacaagtcaagtacctcatag